The Coccidioides posadasii str. Silveira chromosome 2, complete sequence genomic interval GAATGATTCAAACTGCTCATTTGTGATAGCAAACTTAGCAAACAGCTTGCCTTGCCCTTTTGCACTCTTTTTATCATTTTCCCCACCAACCAGCAGAACCTGAAAACATTTCCACTGAAATGGGTCCAgctcttcaatcatcttAGACATATTCTCTTGCCAATTGAGGCTGCAAACAACAGTGTTCATCTTAAATTTAACATCATAGCACTGGCACCACTCCTTTATGCAGCAAAGTTGCTGAACATTGTCACCACTTCCATGTCTGATCTCAATATTTGTCTGTTTGTCAAAGAAGTTGGAGGAAACTGCTATAATATTGATGAACCTTCTGTACTTCTGCAGCCACTTCTTGGTGACTTTGCTGCTGTTGGTGACAATTGATATGGATTCCAGATGAAGAGTTTCCTTGATGTATTGGCAAATGTGGTCAAGGAAAACTGGATGCAGAAATGACTCCCCCCCAGCAACATTAAGCTTTTTCATGCCTGCTTCAACAAGCTTCTTAAGCCCTCTCTTTGCATCTTCCTCAGGGAGCATGTAGGATGTCTTGTCAATGTGAAAACAAAAACCACATATGTTGTTGCATAATCATGTAGGAAAGTAGTTGACAGACACAGGCACTGGTGAGTGTGTTGTTCAAGAGAGATGCTTT includes:
- a CDS encoding uncharacterized protein (EggNog:ENOG410PMPW~COG:T); amino-acid sequence: MLPEEDAKRGLKKLVEAGMKKLNVAGGESFLHPVFLDHICQYIKETLHLESISIVTNSSKVTKKWLQKYRRFINIIAVSSNFFDKQTNIEIRHGSGDNVQQLCCIKEWCQCYDVKFKMNTVVCSLNWQENMSKMIEELDPFQWKCFQVLLVGGENDKKSAKGQGKLFAKFAITNEQFESFCHRHRHLEDQFIPESNAMMAKSYLLLDEYMRFMDKGNGVEKTSESILKVTVTEALSQVKWDVESFKRRGGIYDWQRVPQSGGNCGTVETELDW